The DNA region ctggtttgattttgattcGTTGGCATACTAAGACCTTATGACTTGCCTACCTAACTTTTCAACACTAAAGCGAAACATATAAAGTCAACTCTTTGCTCAACCTAACATAGATCAACAGAACAACACCAGTTCTGCAATAAGGGATGCCTACTATCAACAACGAATGGGATTAAACACAGAGTCCCTCAAGAAGCCACATCATTTTGCATCCTCGGAACCGTCAGCACCATTATGCCCAGCAGCAGAGCCCCCTAGGCCATCAGCACCGGTTGTGCCAGCCTCAGAGGCATCCTGTTTGCTTCCCCCGCGTACATCATTTGTGCCCGCACTTGCAGAAGGGCCACTGCTTCCAAGAGCAATCTCTGCGTGCATGGGATGCATGCCATTGTTAGCCCCTATAGGTCTAATTCCTATTTGCCCTTGCATGGCTTGTTGGTGTAACTGCTGAGGATCCTGCATTTGATGTCCAGCATTGAATTGTAATAGCATCTTTTGGGGGAAAACACCTGGCTGCTGAGCCATTGCTGCTGCCTGAGGATGTTGCATGTAATATGCCCCTTGTTGCATTGCAGGATGCGGGGCCATCTGAAAGCAATGGTATTAATGAGCATATGCAGAGTAAGAGAATTGAAAAAGACCAGTCACAGTTATGACTACTATCCACCTGGGGAGGCATTGCTGGTGCCTGTGGTTGGGCATCAGCAATTGCAGCCAAATACATCAAATTCTTCTGCAGCTGGGCTTGATACCTAGttcattgaaattttatatgtaCACCTTAGGAAAGTTGGCAAtgaaattacataaataaataggaTCCAACATGcattttttccatgcattttttttttcttttgaaaaaataagcattctaaaaaagggaaataaaattgaagttctCAGTGATTTTAATACGAGCACAGCCTATCTTTGGCTGATATATTCAGATCCACAGTTCAATCTAATGGCTCTCCTCCATTTCATCTGGTCTGCCAACTGACTTTAAGCGCATATTTTATAACAGCAGATCCTACCTTCTTCAAGTGACGTTATTATTCTTACCAAGAACAATGAACCAGTAGCAGTACACCAACAACCAAGATCTCCGATAATATGATACAAAAAATCTGTAGTAACAAGGTGATTGAGCTAAGAGCAAAGATAACTTCATGCACTCTGGGGCAATGGCAACAGTAGTATGTGTCATGCACTATAATCATCCCCACtgttattaacaaataaaagattatttaagGCATGACCTTGTACTGGGCCAGAGTCCACAAGTTCAGTCTAATTTCCAACAGGACAAGATATAACTGACCCAAAGTTAAATTTGGCAATCAAGAATACATTCTGAGATATGCCGAACACCAACTACAAAATGAATGTATTGGATTTGATTGTTAGGCAAATTTCAAAATGCTAGTGGGTGATTTGGAACCCAGGAGACTGATCCAGTCCTGTTTTGAACTGGTCCCAGAATAAGAAATTCTATGTTTTTGCCCTAATTCTGATggagatttttaaatatttgatgtggtttttttttttagagaaaagttaccaaactcaaatttaaaacaacctCACCATCCATGAaaacctagattttttttcttttttgcttcctAAACAGCCACAAACACTGCTAATGGATCAGACCTCACATCATGcttaaaatgcatgctaataacTCAGTAACTAAGAAAGCATAGAAAAGCATGGGTGTAAACTTGCATGCATGAGAACAAGTTACTTACTGGGCACATTCAGCAAGTTTTCCAAGGTTTTGGTTGTCCAATATAGCCAAAATCAACTTTTTGTTTTCGTCAAGGTACTGCAGCAAGAATTAACAAGGACAAATTAACCATCAGGTGAGGAATATCAGCATATAATCCATTCTAGAGTTCTGACAGCATGAAGAAGCAGCTAAAAATGGAAACAACATCAGATATTGCTCAACATGGCAGTAAGAGGAAGGCAAAACTTGGATAGGTGCGAGAGCCTACAAATAAAAGCAGCTATTAGCACACCCTATAGCCATGAATTTGAATTCATGCATGGAATGGTAAATTCTCTACTATTCTCATGTATTGCTATATAATAGCACATTTGGTCATGTTTCATAACTAGGAGAACACATTTACTGGCAGCAAGAATGAATCTGCATATATGAATATTGAGGATTACTTGAAGATAAAAACGATAAATGCAGAAATTTGCAGCGATTGAAGGTTCTAAAAGATTGCTTTGACACGTACAAATTTCagtaaattaattccaaaacgAGCTTGAATAGCTGAAACTTCTAAGATCTAATCTACAGCTTAATAGTTTACAAACAATCCCCTTCTTTCCTCCTATTCTCAACTATCATGTGTGGTTGACATGGACAAACAAAAACTCACAAATAAACACCCTGAAACGAAATTAACTAGACTCCCTTCTTAATTGGCATTAAGCTGCCATCTATACAAAATCGGTCATGATAACCACAAATCTGCATAACCATTAACCAACTAGTTTAAGCGTCATGGATTTTTGGAAAGCCATTAGTGCCACAAGATAAAGATAAAGACAATGGGGCCTTGATTATAGTGATGACAAGTTATATGAatagaatgaataaaaaaaagcccATCTCCTGAATTGAAGAATATTTAAGAGGTAATCAATTGGCTATTTATTGACTCACCTAACGATTACTCATTACTGGTGCCACTTATCAGCTTCGAATATTggtttaataaagaaataaaaccccCAAAAGTCCAAATCGAATACAACACCGTGATCAAAGACCCCCAAATCTATcagtcaaaaaaacaaaaccacccaAATACCATAACACAGTATATGCATGGAATAAAGGAAGAAATACAAAAGGATACTACCTTTTGGATCTGCTCAGTGGTGATGTTTGTTGGTGGAAATGGAGAAATGACAGGAATCATTTGCGGTGGCTGCTGCATCTTGTTTAATTTACTTTGCTTGCTCAAGCCCTAACCCTAATTCCCAGAAAAATCCCCAAATTGATAAATCCTGATTAAGGAGAGGCAGAGGGGCAACAAAAAATagagctttttttatatatttaaaaatatatgggaGAGAGGTGGGGTAGGGGAGCACCTGTGAGATGGCGAGGAGTATATTTTGGAGAGAGGGGGTGGATCCACAAGGTTTCTGGAATTGAAGACAGAGCAGGCAGAAATAATAGTCTGcgtttttttttaccaaacacgaTATGCTAGATTTGATACGTTTTTAAAATAGTGTtcgaaaaacaaaatctttctatttttagccctgattttttttcaaaaaaaaaaataatatatatatatatatatattaaaaataaatttttaattccaacacattaaaactattataaaacactaaaataaataatttaatattttttaaaaataaaaatatttaaaatcagaAACATATACACTTCAAATACACCTGAATTCGTACCTCTTGATTAGTACAGGACTTAGACATGTTTTGTCTGGTATTGCATTTTAAACAGATtaagtaaaatttaatttttgtttatttaaaattaattttttttatattttttaattttttaatgtactgatataaa from Populus alba chromosome 14, ASM523922v2, whole genome shotgun sequence includes:
- the LOC118041200 gene encoding GRF1-interacting factor 3 translates to MQQPPQMIPVISPFPPTNITTEQIQKYLDENKKLILAILDNQNLGKLAECAQYQAQLQKNLMYLAAIADAQPQAPAMPPQMAPHPAMQQGAYYMQHPQAAAMAQQPGVFPQKMLLQFNAGHQMQDPQQLHQQAMQGQIGIRPIGANNGMHPMHAEIALGSSGPSASAGTNDVRGGSKQDASEAGTTGADGLGGSAAGHNGADGSEDAK